A stretch of Microbulbifer bruguierae DNA encodes these proteins:
- a CDS encoding transglutaminase TgpA family protein, whose translation MIRGVSQLQTLLPRESLLWIFAAQLVVLLPHFAHLPVWLVGAWCAAVYWRYQVFLGRREMPGKLIKLLAVSLAVAGLALTYRRWFALEPMVALLALSFTLKNIELASRRDALLSLLLAYFLAATLFVFEQTIPYAVYGIFCVVVITAALAAQQGRASARPKRALGLSARLLAQAVPVMLLLFVVMPRLGPLWAVPQNSSKASTGISDSMSPGDFSQLSKSAKPVLRIAFDGALPPPEQRYWRGLVYTHFDGRRWSEPDAGVYRWGRSNRAPGGDGSERPLPAVGPRYRYQVIMEPSQNPWLFALAWPHSETRGVRETDDDTLVYRSPVSARLAYAVHSWPRESIARAQSLNPLEQRRHLQLPASGNPRARQWAEARRREGMSAEEISAALLARYNRDFTYTLRPPELGRDTVDEFLFSTREGFCEHFASSYVFTMRAAGVPARVVAGYQGGEWVAQEEYLLVRQYDAHAWAEIWLPERGWVRVDPTAAVSPERIRDGLQSAAAEEFMQDALLPLHKFAFVSRLRLQWDMINYRWYQAVVRFDHERQQGLLQRLLGEVSPLRIALFLGVPILVALLLLLAWLNLSSRGPVLPPASRAYLRFCHRMARAGLPRKPGEAPGDYASRIEREMPRLGPMVRRITVAYEKAAYSDDESAEKQLRKLLRSFWPLRLLR comes from the coding sequence TTGATCAGGGGCGTCAGTCAGTTGCAAACGTTGCTGCCGCGGGAGAGCCTGCTGTGGATCTTTGCCGCGCAGCTTGTGGTACTGCTGCCGCACTTTGCACATCTGCCGGTGTGGCTGGTGGGGGCCTGGTGCGCGGCGGTGTACTGGCGCTATCAAGTCTTTCTGGGGCGCCGGGAAATGCCTGGCAAACTGATAAAACTGTTGGCAGTTTCGCTGGCAGTGGCAGGGTTGGCACTCACTTACCGGCGCTGGTTTGCCCTGGAGCCGATGGTGGCACTGCTGGCGCTGTCCTTTACCCTGAAAAATATCGAACTGGCCAGCCGCCGGGATGCGCTGCTGAGCCTGCTATTGGCGTACTTCCTCGCCGCCACCCTGTTTGTGTTCGAGCAGACCATACCCTATGCGGTTTACGGTATTTTCTGTGTCGTGGTAATCACCGCCGCACTGGCGGCGCAGCAGGGGCGTGCGAGTGCGCGGCCGAAGCGGGCGCTGGGGCTGTCCGCCCGGTTGCTGGCCCAGGCGGTACCGGTGATGCTGCTGTTGTTTGTGGTGATGCCGCGCCTGGGGCCTCTGTGGGCGGTGCCCCAGAACAGTTCCAAGGCCTCCACCGGTATCAGTGACTCCATGAGTCCCGGGGATTTCAGCCAGTTATCCAAGTCGGCCAAGCCGGTACTGCGTATTGCCTTTGACGGGGCACTGCCGCCGCCGGAGCAGCGCTATTGGCGCGGGTTGGTGTATACCCACTTCGATGGACGCCGCTGGAGTGAGCCCGACGCCGGCGTTTACCGCTGGGGGCGCAGTAACCGAGCCCCGGGTGGTGATGGGAGTGAGCGCCCATTACCTGCGGTGGGCCCGCGCTATCGCTATCAGGTCATTATGGAACCCAGCCAAAATCCATGGCTGTTTGCTCTGGCCTGGCCGCACTCGGAAACCCGCGGAGTGCGGGAAACAGACGACGACACCCTGGTGTACCGGTCGCCGGTGAGTGCCCGACTGGCCTATGCCGTGCATTCATGGCCGCGTGAGAGCATTGCGCGGGCGCAGTCCCTGAACCCTCTCGAACAACGCCGCCATTTGCAGTTGCCCGCATCGGGAAACCCGCGTGCTCGTCAATGGGCGGAGGCACGACGGCGGGAGGGTATGAGTGCCGAGGAGATCTCCGCGGCACTGCTGGCGCGGTACAACCGCGACTTCACTTACACCCTGCGCCCGCCCGAACTGGGGCGGGATACCGTGGATGAATTCCTGTTTTCCACCCGTGAGGGGTTCTGTGAGCACTTTGCCAGCAGTTACGTGTTTACCATGCGCGCTGCCGGAGTGCCGGCACGGGTGGTCGCCGGTTACCAGGGCGGTGAATGGGTAGCACAGGAAGAATATCTGCTGGTGCGCCAGTACGATGCCCACGCCTGGGCGGAGATCTGGCTGCCCGAGCGGGGCTGGGTGCGGGTGGACCCTACCGCGGCGGTGTCGCCGGAACGGATTCGCGACGGTCTGCAGAGTGCCGCCGCGGAGGAGTTTATGCAGGACGCTCTGCTGCCCCTGCACAAATTTGCCTTTGTCTCCCGGTTGCGCCTGCAATGGGACATGATCAACTACCGCTGGTACCAGGCGGTAGTGCGTTTCGATCACGAGCGTCAGCAGGGCCTGCTGCAGCGGCTTCTGGGGGAGGTGTCGCCTCTGCGGATCGCGTTGTTCCTCGGTGTGCCGATACTGGTGGCACTGCTGTTGCTGTTGGCGTGGCTGAACCTTTCCAGCCGCGGTCCGGTATTGCCACCCGCGAGCAGGGCTTACCTGCGCTTCTGCCACCGTATGGCCCGCGCAGGGCTGCCACGCAAGCCCGGGGAGGCGCCCGGGGATTACGCCAGCCGGATCGAGCGGGAGATGCCGAGACTCGGTCCCATGGTGCGGCGAATTACCGTCGCCTATGAGAAGGCCGCATACAGCGACGACGAGAGCGCGGAAAAACAGCTGCGCAAGCTGCTGCGGTCTTTCTGGCCGTTGCGGTTGCTACGCTGA
- a CDS encoding DUF58 domain-containing protein yields the protein MAKVTSAGSADSSGRKQFWQPLRHARWQRWLDRRLPAAHSVTLDHRKLFVLPSGAGLGFTLVILLLWLLGTNYENNLVFAFDFLLVGLMVVLPVHTFANLSGMRLQLLEAEPAFAGDYGRAKIALTQTGKRFHERVHLAWPSQEGALVDVTGGRDARDIWIDLPLLRRGRVRAPRILVESRFPLGLFRCWSWVDLDVEFLVYPQPKSAGPLPVGATSGDGEHERVYSSGGDDFVGLKIYQPGDSLRHVAWKQFAGGRDLYSKEYASGSDARLWLDWDLLAGREIETRLSNLCAWVLEAEHAQIPYGLRLPGQTLAPGLGAAHRQQALTLLALFPVQGVSH from the coding sequence ATGGCAAAAGTCACTTCCGCAGGTAGCGCGGATTCCTCCGGGCGAAAGCAATTCTGGCAGCCTCTTCGGCACGCCCGTTGGCAGCGCTGGCTCGACCGGCGCCTGCCCGCCGCCCACAGTGTTACCCTCGATCACCGCAAATTATTCGTACTGCCATCTGGTGCCGGGCTCGGTTTTACCCTGGTGATTTTGCTGCTTTGGCTGTTGGGTACCAACTACGAAAATAATCTCGTATTTGCTTTCGACTTTCTGCTGGTAGGGCTAATGGTGGTACTGCCGGTACACACTTTCGCCAACCTTTCCGGCATGCGTTTGCAGCTGCTGGAGGCGGAGCCGGCGTTTGCGGGGGATTACGGCCGCGCAAAAATAGCGCTCACGCAAACCGGTAAACGATTTCACGAGCGGGTGCACCTGGCCTGGCCGTCGCAAGAGGGGGCGCTGGTAGACGTGACCGGCGGCCGAGATGCGCGGGATATCTGGATTGATCTGCCGCTGCTGCGCCGCGGTCGCGTGCGCGCTCCGCGCATTCTGGTGGAGAGCCGTTTTCCCCTCGGGCTTTTCCGCTGCTGGAGCTGGGTGGATCTGGATGTGGAGTTTCTGGTTTACCCGCAACCCAAATCGGCGGGGCCGCTGCCTGTTGGCGCGACCAGCGGGGACGGTGAGCACGAACGGGTTTATTCCAGCGGTGGTGACGACTTCGTTGGGCTCAAGATTTACCAGCCCGGGGATTCCCTGCGCCATGTGGCGTGGAAGCAATTTGCCGGCGGACGGGATCTTTACAGCAAGGAATACGCCTCCGGTAGCGATGCCCGTCTGTGGCTTGACTGGGATCTGTTGGCGGGAAGGGAAATCGAAACCCGCCTCAGCAATCTTTGTGCCTGGGTACTGGAAGCGGAGCACGCCCAGATACCCTATGGATTGCGCCTGCCTGGGCAGACACTGGCGCCGGGGCTGGGGGCGGCGCACAGGCAGCAGGCGCTGACACTGCTGGCGCTGTTTCCGGTACAGGGAGTGAGCCATTGA
- a CDS encoding AAA family ATPase, with protein sequence MQKTISAIVADIGKVLLGKEHQVKLALACLLARGHLLIEDLPGMGKTTLAHALAQVLGLSYKRVQFTSDMLPADILGVSIFERESGQFRFHEGPVFSQLLLADEINRSSPKTQSALLEAMEERQVSIDGETRQLPEPFFVIATQNPLQQSGTFVLPESQLDRFLMRISLGYPTREAERALFQGVDPRAQLAQLKPGIDGEGLRKLQALVGQVKASDSLLDYLERLVLHSRQSPECPVGLSPRGALALLHAARAWALIHNRGHLLPEDLQAVLPAVAGHRLQSDGSDGTQLVERMMHQVDIIAA encoded by the coding sequence GTGCAAAAAACTATTTCCGCCATCGTTGCCGATATCGGCAAGGTCCTTCTGGGTAAAGAACATCAGGTCAAACTCGCGCTGGCTTGCCTGTTGGCTCGCGGTCACCTGCTGATTGAAGACCTGCCCGGCATGGGCAAAACCACCCTCGCGCACGCCCTTGCGCAGGTGCTCGGGCTCTCCTACAAACGGGTGCAGTTCACCAGTGACATGCTCCCCGCAGACATTTTGGGTGTCAGCATTTTCGAACGCGAATCCGGCCAGTTCCGCTTTCATGAAGGCCCCGTTTTCAGTCAATTGCTGCTCGCTGATGAAATCAATCGCAGCTCACCCAAAACCCAGAGTGCCCTGCTGGAGGCCATGGAAGAGCGCCAGGTCAGTATCGACGGCGAAACCCGCCAGCTGCCCGAGCCGTTTTTCGTTATCGCCACCCAGAATCCTCTGCAGCAGTCCGGCACCTTTGTGCTGCCGGAATCCCAGCTCGATCGCTTCCTTATGCGCATCAGCCTCGGTTATCCCACCCGCGAAGCCGAACGCGCCCTGTTCCAGGGTGTAGATCCCAGAGCCCAGCTCGCGCAACTCAAGCCCGGGATCGATGGTGAGGGGCTGCGCAAACTGCAGGCGCTGGTCGGCCAGGTCAAAGCTTCGGACTCCCTGCTCGACTACCTTGAACGCCTGGTGCTCCACAGCCGCCAGAGCCCCGAATGCCCGGTGGGCCTCTCTCCGCGCGGGGCGCTTGCGCTGTTGCACGCGGCTCGCGCCTGGGCACTGATCCACAACCGCGGCCACCTGCTGCCGGAGGACCTGCAAGCCGTGCTGCCCGCGGTTGCCGGCCACCGCTTGCAGAGCGATGGTAGTGACGGTACGCAATTGGTTGAGCGCATGATGCACCAGGTGGACATCATAGCCGCCTGA
- a CDS encoding O-succinylhomoserine sulfhydrylase has product MFEDDGYALETLAVRAGQSRSAEGEHSEPIYTTSSYVFPSAAEAAARFSGESPGNVYSRYTNPTVRMFEQRIAAMEGGEAAVATSSGMAAILSLCMALLKSGDKVICSRSVFGTTTALFTRYMVKFGVKVTFVDLTDLQAWKDALDGDTKLLFMETPSNPLCEVADIRAMADLAHSAGAQLVVDNCFCTPALQRPLDLGADIVVHSATKFLDGQGRCVGGVVVGKKDVMDEVVIFLRTCGPSMSPFNAWVFLKGLETLKLRMQAHCTSALDIAWWLQEQPQVAKVNYVGLPSHPNHQLAAAQQSGFGAVFSFTVNGGREAAWQVIDACRIFSVTANLGDAKSTIVHPATTTHGRLSEEDKAKAGIAENLIRISIGLENVEDLKADLARGLSALA; this is encoded by the coding sequence ATGTTTGAAGACGACGGCTACGCACTGGAAACTCTGGCGGTACGTGCAGGCCAGAGCCGGTCGGCGGAAGGCGAGCATTCAGAGCCTATTTACACCACCTCCAGTTACGTCTTTCCCTCCGCGGCCGAAGCCGCAGCGCGGTTCTCCGGAGAGTCCCCCGGCAATGTCTACTCGCGCTACACCAATCCCACCGTGCGCATGTTCGAACAGCGCATTGCTGCGATGGAAGGCGGAGAGGCTGCGGTTGCCACGTCCAGCGGCATGGCCGCAATCCTGAGCCTGTGCATGGCACTGCTGAAAAGCGGTGACAAGGTCATCTGCTCCCGCAGTGTGTTCGGCACCACCACCGCGCTGTTTACCCGCTATATGGTCAAGTTCGGCGTCAAAGTGACGTTTGTCGACCTCACCGACTTGCAGGCCTGGAAAGACGCGCTGGATGGCGATACCAAACTGCTGTTTATGGAAACCCCCTCCAACCCTTTGTGCGAAGTTGCCGATATTCGCGCCATGGCGGATCTTGCCCACAGTGCGGGAGCGCAGCTGGTGGTGGACAACTGTTTCTGTACCCCAGCCCTGCAACGCCCGTTGGACCTGGGGGCGGATATCGTTGTTCACTCCGCCACCAAGTTCCTCGATGGTCAGGGCCGCTGTGTGGGTGGTGTGGTCGTGGGTAAGAAGGACGTGATGGACGAGGTTGTCATCTTCCTGCGCACCTGCGGTCCCAGCATGAGTCCATTTAACGCCTGGGTGTTTCTCAAAGGTCTGGAAACCCTCAAATTGCGGATGCAGGCCCACTGCACCAGCGCGCTGGACATCGCCTGGTGGCTCCAGGAGCAGCCGCAGGTGGCCAAGGTCAATTACGTGGGCCTCCCCAGCCACCCGAACCACCAGCTCGCCGCGGCGCAGCAATCCGGTTTCGGTGCCGTGTTCAGCTTTACCGTAAACGGTGGGCGCGAGGCGGCCTGGCAAGTGATCGATGCCTGCCGAATTTTCTCTGTCACTGCGAATCTCGGCGATGCCAAAAGCACCATCGTCCACCCAGCAACCACCACCCATGGCCGCCTGAGCGAGGAAGACAAGGCGAAAGCGGGTATTGCGGAGAATCTGATCCGAATCTCCATTGGTCTGGAAAATGTGGAAGACCTGAAGGCCGACCTGGCACGAGGCTTGTCTGCGCTCGCGTGA
- the purF gene encoding amidophosphoribosyltransferase, producing the protein MCGIVGIVGKSDVNLQLYDALTMLQHRGQDAAGIVTCDGDRLNQQKANGLVRDVFRARHMQRLTGNFGIGHVRYPTAGSSGPALAQPFYVNSPYGIAMAHNGNLTNVKEVSEEIFQQDLRHINTDSDSEVLLNVFAHELHKQHKLQPKAEDIFTAMRAVHKRVRGGYACVAMIVGYGVVAFRDPNGIRPLVYGKRDTEQGPEYMVASESVALDVLGYTLVRDVAPGECIYIELDGTVHSEQCAENPQLRPCIFEHVYFARPDSIMDGVSVHKARLRQGEHLAEKILRERPDHDIDVVIPIPDSSRSAGQMAAHRLGVKFREGLVKNRYIGRTFIMPGQKQRKKSVRQKLNPIELEFRGKNVLLVDDSIVRGTTCKQIIQMARDAGANKVYFASAAPAVKYPNVYGIDMPSATELVAHGRTTEEVREEIGADWLIYQELEDLIVSSGEGNTEIKQFENSVFDGQYITGDVTQEYLNNLHAARNDNAKEGSGNQSSM; encoded by the coding sequence ATGTGTGGCATCGTTGGAATCGTCGGCAAGAGTGACGTCAATCTACAGTTATATGACGCGCTCACTATGCTGCAGCACCGGGGCCAGGACGCTGCCGGTATTGTTACCTGTGATGGGGACCGCCTGAATCAGCAGAAGGCCAACGGCCTTGTGCGGGATGTGTTCCGCGCGCGCCATATGCAGCGCCTTACCGGTAACTTCGGTATCGGCCACGTGCGCTATCCGACTGCCGGCAGCTCCGGTCCGGCGCTGGCACAGCCGTTTTACGTCAACTCCCCCTACGGCATCGCCATGGCTCACAATGGCAACCTTACCAATGTGAAAGAGGTGAGTGAGGAAATCTTCCAGCAGGACCTGCGCCACATCAACACCGACTCCGACTCCGAAGTCCTGCTGAACGTATTTGCCCACGAGCTGCACAAGCAGCACAAACTCCAGCCCAAGGCAGAAGATATTTTTACCGCGATGCGCGCGGTGCATAAGCGCGTGCGCGGCGGCTATGCCTGCGTGGCGATGATCGTTGGCTACGGTGTGGTGGCCTTCCGCGATCCGAACGGTATCCGCCCGCTGGTATACGGAAAACGCGATACCGAACAGGGCCCGGAATATATGGTGGCCTCTGAGTCCGTTGCTCTGGACGTACTGGGTTATACCCTGGTGCGCGACGTGGCGCCGGGGGAATGTATTTACATCGAGCTGGATGGCACTGTGCATTCCGAGCAGTGTGCGGAAAACCCGCAGCTGCGTCCGTGTATTTTCGAACACGTGTATTTCGCCCGTCCGGACTCCATCATGGACGGTGTTTCCGTACACAAGGCGCGTCTGCGTCAGGGTGAGCATCTGGCAGAAAAAATCCTGCGTGAGCGCCCGGATCACGATATCGATGTGGTCATTCCGATTCCGGATTCCTCCCGCTCGGCAGGGCAGATGGCGGCACACCGTCTGGGCGTGAAATTTCGCGAAGGTCTGGTGAAGAACCGCTACATCGGCCGTACCTTCATCATGCCTGGCCAGAAGCAGCGCAAGAAGTCTGTACGCCAGAAGCTGAACCCGATCGAGCTGGAGTTCCGCGGCAAGAATGTATTGCTGGTGGACGATTCCATCGTGCGCGGTACTACCTGTAAGCAGATCATCCAGATGGCCCGCGATGCCGGCGCCAACAAGGTGTATTTCGCATCCGCGGCACCGGCAGTGAAGTATCCGAATGTGTACGGCATCGATATGCCATCCGCTACCGAACTGGTTGCCCACGGCCGCACCACGGAAGAGGTGCGCGAGGAGATCGGTGCTGACTGGCTGATTTACCAGGAATTGGAAGATTTGATTGTGTCCTCCGGCGAAGGTAATACCGAGATCAAGCAGTTTGAGAATTCGGTTTTCGACGGTCAGTACATCACCGGTGATGTGACCCAGGAATATCTCAATAACCTGCACGCAGCGCGCAACGACAATGCGAAGGAAGGATCGGGTAACCAGAGCTCGATGTAA
- a CDS encoding CvpA family protein, whose protein sequence is MNWADWTILAIVAISTLIGLSRGFVREVLSLLTWVAAFVVAMMFRDQLAPLLSNLVDTPSLQAIAAFAILFIFTLLAGAGLNMTLSAFVEATGLSGTDRVLGMVFGLFRGCIIVMALLIFAPALAPVNEDPWWRESTLIPHFLAFEDRAREAAGAIKDFFAGQFD, encoded by the coding sequence ATGAACTGGGCTGACTGGACCATCCTGGCAATTGTCGCCATTTCCACACTGATCGGCTTGAGCCGAGGCTTCGTGCGCGAAGTCCTGTCGCTGCTTACCTGGGTAGCGGCGTTTGTGGTGGCAATGATGTTCCGTGACCAGTTGGCTCCGTTGCTCTCCAACCTCGTCGATACGCCTTCACTGCAGGCCATAGCCGCCTTTGCCATCCTGTTCATTTTTACCCTGCTGGCCGGCGCCGGCCTGAATATGACCCTGTCTGCGTTCGTGGAGGCCACCGGCCTTTCCGGGACCGATCGGGTGTTGGGTATGGTGTTCGGGTTGTTTCGCGGCTGCATCATTGTAATGGCACTGCTGATCTTCGCCCCGGCGCTGGCGCCAGTGAACGAGGACCCGTGGTGGCGGGAGTCGACGTTGATACCGCATTTTCTCGCATTTGAGGATCGCGCGCGCGAAGCGGCAGGCGCGATCAAGGATTTCTTCGCAGGGCAATTTGATTGA
- a CDS encoding SPOR domain-containing protein, whose translation MASRNNDSDAFARGGASRGARRGRIDDGVKQRIVGALVLAALAVIFLPSLFDRESARYIDVTSQIPAAPDIKPIVIAEPQPVENVEPAPPLNEVFQPDLVEQASPAPERPSPEPEAVTEPAVAAAKPAAEAKPVAKVPSESPLQLPAEETQLDERGLPEGWVVQVGAYKEAASADRMRNKLLDAGFRAYTRSVDTPKGPLVRVFVGPKLSRGDAQSDKQELDKLLNIETLILRYRA comes from the coding sequence ATGGCCAGTCGGAATAACGACTCTGACGCATTTGCCCGGGGTGGTGCCTCCCGAGGTGCCCGCAGGGGCCGTATCGATGACGGCGTGAAGCAGCGCATTGTCGGTGCACTGGTGCTGGCGGCGCTGGCGGTGATCTTCCTTCCCAGCCTGTTTGACCGGGAAAGTGCCCGCTATATCGATGTAACCAGCCAGATTCCTGCCGCCCCGGATATCAAACCCATTGTTATTGCCGAGCCGCAGCCGGTCGAGAATGTCGAGCCGGCGCCGCCACTCAACGAAGTGTTCCAGCCGGATTTGGTCGAGCAGGCGTCCCCGGCTCCTGAACGCCCATCTCCCGAACCCGAAGCGGTGACTGAGCCTGCGGTAGCGGCCGCCAAGCCCGCCGCCGAAGCCAAGCCGGTTGCCAAGGTGCCGTCGGAGTCGCCGTTGCAGCTGCCCGCCGAGGAAACCCAGTTGGATGAGCGCGGTCTGCCGGAAGGCTGGGTCGTGCAGGTGGGGGCATACAAGGAGGCGGCGAGTGCCGACCGGATGCGCAACAAGCTGTTGGATGCCGGGTTTCGGGCCTATACCCGTTCTGTGGATACCCCCAAGGGCCCACTGGTGCGCGTCTTCGTCGGACCCAAGCTGAGCCGCGGGGATGCCCAGTCAGATAAGCAGGAGCTGGATAAGCTGTTGAACATCGAAACCCTGATCCTGCGTTACCGGGCCTGA
- the folC gene encoding bifunctional tetrahydrofolate synthase/dihydrofolate synthase, whose protein sequence is MRDLQSWLSRLEQLHPTEIELGLGRVASVAAVLEVQAPARSVITVAGTNGKGSCVRSMEALLLAGNHRVGAYSSPHLLRFNERIRIGGEEVADAELIAALEAVEQARGDVSLTYFEFTTLAALWLFKRADVEFALLEVGLGGRLDAVNLVDPDIAIITSVAVDHEAWLGSDREVIGREKAGILRAGKTFVCADPYPPASVVDIASKLGCDSYFIGHQFSLVDNHYQLHAQPELALGLPGLHLPKPSVAAAITALGLAGALPGVEQVCRVLENLRMPGRCQSLHWQGRELVLDVGHNPAAAEYLADWLRRNPVSGRTLALVAVMADKDLAGLVEPLESEIACWYPALLPGNARAAGAEQLRAGLVAASVPEGQISGPAAPVAQQLKAALAQLEAGDRLLVFGSFFTVAEVLQLTREQQNGQSE, encoded by the coding sequence ATGCGCGATCTTCAATCCTGGCTTTCCCGCCTGGAACAATTGCACCCTACCGAAATTGAACTGGGGCTTGGGCGGGTCGCCTCCGTCGCCGCTGTTCTCGAAGTGCAGGCGCCCGCGCGCAGCGTCATCACCGTTGCCGGTACCAACGGCAAGGGCAGTTGTGTGCGCTCCATGGAAGCCCTGTTGCTTGCTGGCAACCACCGCGTGGGCGCCTACAGTTCACCACATCTGCTGCGCTTCAACGAACGGATCCGGATCGGAGGGGAAGAGGTTGCGGATGCGGAGTTGATTGCGGCCCTGGAAGCGGTGGAGCAGGCCCGCGGGGATGTGAGTCTGACCTATTTCGAGTTCACCACCCTGGCGGCACTGTGGTTGTTCAAGCGCGCGGACGTGGAGTTTGCACTGCTGGAAGTGGGGCTGGGCGGGCGACTGGATGCGGTCAATCTGGTGGATCCGGATATCGCGATTATCACCAGTGTGGCGGTGGATCACGAGGCCTGGCTTGGCAGTGACCGGGAGGTAATCGGGCGTGAGAAAGCGGGCATCCTGAGGGCGGGAAAGACCTTTGTCTGTGCCGACCCTTACCCCCCGGCATCGGTGGTGGATATTGCCAGTAAGCTGGGATGCGACAGCTACTTCATCGGACATCAGTTCTCTCTGGTGGACAACCATTACCAATTGCACGCGCAGCCCGAACTGGCGCTGGGCCTGCCCGGGCTGCACCTGCCAAAGCCCAGTGTGGCCGCGGCGATTACCGCGCTGGGACTGGCGGGGGCGCTGCCGGGGGTGGAACAGGTTTGCCGGGTTCTTGAAAACCTGCGCATGCCCGGTCGTTGCCAGTCGCTGCACTGGCAGGGACGGGAACTGGTACTGGATGTAGGGCACAACCCGGCAGCGGCGGAGTATCTGGCGGATTGGCTGCGGCGCAATCCTGTCTCAGGGCGCACCCTGGCGCTGGTGGCGGTAATGGCGGACAAGGATCTCGCCGGACTGGTCGAGCCCCTGGAGAGCGAAATTGCGTGCTGGTATCCGGCGTTATTGCCCGGCAACGCCCGCGCCGCCGGCGCCGAGCAGCTGCGCGCCGGATTGGTTGCGGCGAGCGTCCCCGAGGGGCAGATATCCGGCCCGGCAGCGCCGGTGGCGCAACAGCTAAAGGCTGCGCTCGCACAGTTGGAGGCCGGTGACAGGTTGCTTGTTTTCGGTTCTTTCTTTACCGTTGCAGAGGTGCTGCAGCTTACGAGAGAACAACAGAATGGCCAGTCGGAATAA
- the accD gene encoding acetyl-CoA carboxylase, carboxyltransferase subunit beta → MSWLEKIVPAVIRAERRTGASKVPEGVWKKCVKCDATLYLPELERNLEVCPKCEHHFRIGARKRLDMFLDVDHREELATDVEPVDRLKFKDVKKYKDRLTQAQKATGEKDALIAMQGLLEGKPLVAVAFEFAFHGGSMGYVVGEKFTRAAQRALEERIPLVCFSATGGARMQEALISLMQMAKTSAVLEKLRMAGVPYISIMTDPVYGGVSASLALLGDINAAEPGARAGFAGPNIIEQTIRQKLPKGFQRAEFLLEHGAIDMIIPRHDMRNTVSRLLGKLSNN, encoded by the coding sequence ATGAGCTGGTTAGAAAAGATTGTCCCCGCGGTTATCCGCGCCGAGCGCCGCACCGGCGCCAGCAAAGTACCGGAAGGGGTGTGGAAGAAATGCGTCAAGTGTGACGCGACCCTGTATCTGCCGGAGCTGGAGCGCAACCTGGAAGTTTGTCCCAAGTGCGAACACCACTTCCGCATTGGCGCGCGCAAACGCCTGGATATGTTTCTGGACGTCGATCACCGGGAAGAGCTGGCGACGGACGTTGAGCCGGTGGATCGCCTCAAATTCAAGGATGTCAAAAAGTACAAGGATCGCCTTACCCAGGCCCAAAAGGCCACCGGCGAAAAAGACGCGTTGATTGCGATGCAGGGCCTGCTGGAAGGCAAGCCGCTGGTGGCCGTTGCGTTTGAATTTGCATTCCACGGTGGCTCCATGGGCTACGTGGTGGGTGAGAAATTTACCCGTGCGGCGCAGCGGGCACTGGAAGAGCGCATTCCGCTGGTTTGTTTCTCCGCAACCGGTGGCGCCCGCATGCAGGAAGCGCTGATCTCGCTGATGCAGATGGCCAAGACTTCCGCGGTGCTGGAAAAGCTGCGTATGGCCGGCGTGCCCTATATCTCCATCATGACCGACCCTGTGTACGGTGGTGTGTCCGCGTCACTGGCGTTGCTGGGCGATATTAACGCCGCAGAGCCGGGCGCTCGCGCGGGTTTCGCTGGTCCCAACATCATCGAGCAGACTATTCGCCAGAAATTGCCCAAGGGCTTTCAGCGTGCGGAATTCCTGCTGGAGCACGGCGCCATCGATATGATTATTCCGCGTCACGACATGCGTAACACGGTCAGTCGCCTGCTGGGTAAACTCAGCAACAATTGA